The Xyrauchen texanus isolate HMW12.3.18 chromosome 28, RBS_HiC_50CHRs, whole genome shotgun sequence genome has a segment encoding these proteins:
- the LOC127622333 gene encoding potassium channel subfamily K member 3-like codes for MKRQNIRTLVLIICTFTYLLVGAAVFDALESKMEITQKKVLDDRKRELMDKYNLSKVNFDELERVVLQLKPHKAGVQWKFAGSFYFAITVITTIGYGHAAPSTDGGKVFCMFYALLGIPLTLVMFQSLGERINTFVKYLLHRVKKCLGLRHTEVSMANMVCIGLISCMSTLCVGATAFSRYEDWSFFHAYYYCFITLTTIGFGDYVALQKDNALQTNPQYVAFSFMYILTGLTVIGAFLNLVVLRFMTMNAEDERRDAEQRTLLSRNRHSIGAGNNHCMTDPPSSSSAGHGGGSGKGLCNVYAEVMHFQSMCSCLWYKSQEKMRYSIPMIISHDLSTSDTYMEHSETSDALHSNGCVCSALQEHSATSSVYTGLLSPVHYQRLSKRRSSI; via the exons ATGAAGAGACAAAACATTAGGACCCTCGTGTTAATCATCTGCACTTTCACTTATCTGCTCGTCGGAGCGGCCGTTTTCGACGCTTTAGAGTCGAAGATGGAGATCACCCAGAAGAAGGTCCTGGACGATCGGAAACGGGAGCTCATGGACAAGTACAACTTGAGCAAAGTGAATTTTGACGAGCTGGAGCGGGTCGTGCTGCAGCTGAAGCCGCACAAGGCTGGGGTTCAGTGGAAGTTCGCGGGATCCTTTTATTTCGCCATCACCGTTATCACCACAATAG GATATGGCCATGCCGCGCCCAGCACAGATGGCGGGAAGGTGTTCTGCATGTTCTACGCACTCCTGGGGATCCCCCTTACCTTGGTGATGTTCCAAAGTCTGGGTGAACGCATAAACACCTTTGTAAAGTATCTGCTGCATCGGGTCAAAAAGTGTCTTGGCCTTCGGCACACCGAGGTCTCCATGGCCAACATGGTGTGCATCGGCTTAATATCTTGCATGAGCACACTTTGTGTTGGGGCAACCGCCTTTTCCCGCTACGAGGACTGGAGCTTCTTTCATGCCTACTACTACTGCTTCATAACGCTAACCACCATCGGCTTCGGGGACTACGTGGCATTGCAGAAGGATAATGCTTTACAAACCAACCCCCAGTACGTAGCCTTCAGTTTCATGTACATTCTGACCGGCCTCACGGTCATCGGAGCCTTCTTGAATCTTGTAGTGCTACGTTTCATGACCATGAACGCCGAAGACGAACGCCGTGATGCCGAACAGCGCACGTTGCTGTCCCGCAACAGGCACTCTATAGGGGCTGGAAACAACCACTGTATGACTGACCCACCATCGTCTTCTAGTGCGGGCCACGGAGGAGGGTCGGGGAAGGGGTTGTGTAATGTCTATGCAGAAGTGATGCATTTCCAGTCCATGTGTTCTTGTCTCTGGTACAAAAGTCAGGAGAAGATGCGTTACTCCATTCCTATGATTATCTCTCATGATCTGTCCACTTCAGACACCTATATGGAGCACAGCGAGACCTCTGACGCCCTGCACTCCAATGGCTGTGTGTGCAGTGCCTTGCAGGAGCACTCCGCAACCAGTTCGGTGTACACTGGCCTGCTCAGCCCAGTACATTACCAAAGACTCTCCAAACGCCGCAGCTCTATCTAG